A single genomic interval of Clostridium facile harbors:
- a CDS encoding MerR family transcriptional regulator codes for MNYSIKELSNIAGVSARTLRYYDEIGLLKPLYTTDSGYRYYGEQELDLLQQILFYKERGFDLKRIQKILYQEQFHLMDALEEHLLELKKQQAHIASLIQTVEQTILSMKGEYQMNDTEKFKAFKQRAVQQNETLYGEEARKQYGNHEVDTTNQKIMQMSQQKYEQFHSLESDIKQLLENAVVSGNKPNSEQAKQIVVLHKKWLCMVWKQYTPQAHKGLSAMYVSDERFRTYYDERQPGCAEFLHQAILHWADQC; via the coding sequence ATGAATTATAGTATTAAAGAATTATCCAATATCGCTGGGGTGAGTGCACGCACCCTACGCTATTATGATGAGATTGGATTATTAAAACCGTTATACACTACAGATTCAGGATACCGCTATTACGGTGAACAGGAACTGGATTTGTTACAGCAAATTCTTTTTTATAAAGAACGTGGATTTGATCTAAAACGGATTCAAAAAATACTATACCAAGAGCAATTCCATCTAATGGACGCATTGGAAGAACATCTTCTGGAATTAAAAAAACAGCAAGCACACATTGCTTCCCTGATACAGACAGTGGAACAGACTATTTTATCCATGAAAGGAGAATACCAAATGAACGATACCGAAAAATTTAAAGCATTTAAACAAAGAGCAGTACAACAAAATGAAACCTTATATGGTGAAGAAGCGCGGAAACAATATGGGAACCATGAAGTGGATACGACAAATCAAAAAATAATGCAGATGTCCCAACAAAAATATGAACAATTCCATTCCTTAGAATCCGACATAAAACAGTTGCTAGAAAATGCCGTTGTCTCCGGTAACAAACCCAATAGTGAACAAGCCAAACAGATTGTGGTGCTCCATAAAAAATGGCTTTGCATGGTGTGGAAACAGTATACTCCACAAGCGCACAAAGGCTTGTCTGCAATGTATGTTTCTGATGAACGTTTCCGAACCTATTATGATGAACGCCAACCAGGATGTGCGGAATTTTTGCATCAAGCAATTTTACACTGGGCAGACCAATGTTAA
- a CDS encoding alpha/beta hydrolase gives MQKEFFSINQIPAVLWGKRTEKLIIAVHGNHSNKTDLPIEYLAQAVTTKGYQILSFDLPQHGERKNKTPPCKVPFCVEDLTTVMQYAKKNWNEISLFANSIGAYFSLLAYQHENLKQAWFLSPLVDMQRMIENMMLWFHITPEQLKQKQEISTPIGETLDWTYYCFVKEHPICYWKTPTYILCGGQDTVCEPDTVSTFAKRFSCQLKLVPEAEHYFHTPEQLDIFSSWLEDTLSVDF, from the coding sequence ATGCAAAAAGAATTTTTTTCAATCAATCAAATTCCTGCGGTATTGTGGGGAAAGCGAACTGAAAAACTAATCATTGCGGTTCATGGAAACCACTCGAATAAAACCGATTTACCGATTGAGTATCTGGCACAAGCCGTTACTACAAAAGGATATCAAATTTTAAGCTTTGATTTACCCCAACATGGAGAGAGAAAAAATAAAACACCACCTTGTAAAGTACCATTTTGTGTTGAGGACCTTACAACAGTAATGCAGTACGCCAAGAAAAACTGGAATGAAATCAGTTTGTTTGCGAATAGCATCGGGGCTTATTTTAGCCTTTTGGCTTATCAGCATGAAAACCTAAAACAGGCATGGTTCCTCTCTCCACTGGTAGATATGCAGCGTATGATTGAGAATATGATGCTGTGGTTTCACATTACGCCAGAACAGTTAAAACAAAAGCAGGAGATTTCTACTCCTATTGGAGAAACATTGGATTGGACATATTATTGTTTTGTAAAAGAGCATCCAATTTGTTATTGGAAAACTCCTACTTATATTTTATGTGGGGGACAGGATACCGTTTGTGAACCAGATACAGTATCTACGTTCGCGAAACGATTTTCCTGTCAATTGAAACTAGTACCAGAAGCAGAACATTATTTTCATACTCCAGAACAACTGGACATTTTTTCTTCTTGGCTAGAAGATACCTTATCGGTAGATTTTTAA
- a CDS encoding MerR family transcriptional regulator: MISIGQFSKTCLVTIKTLHYYDKIGLLHPAKIDPDTGYRYYEESQLSTMLLIAKLKRYGFSLQEIQQILCESNQKALYSKLYQQKQILEQQMVHTKTVIQELEQHLSDFERTGEIMNYQGNYDVQLEQTNDRMILSSRQNMSVDEFGIYFGKLYETIFRKQIPADGKGMAIYHDEEFDPTCNDIEVALEVFDPSAATRVLKGGLCATTIHYGAYSNLPEAYGKMMQWIKENGYELINSPYEIYVKTQYDCHTVEDWETKIYFPIRKK; the protein is encoded by the coding sequence ATGATTAGTATAGGGCAATTTTCAAAAACATGTTTGGTGACCATAAAGACACTCCATTATTATGATAAAATTGGATTGCTACATCCTGCTAAAATTGACCCTGATACCGGCTACCGTTATTATGAGGAATCTCAGCTTTCCACCATGTTGCTGATTGCTAAGTTAAAACGGTACGGGTTTTCCTTACAGGAAATCCAGCAAATACTTTGTGAATCGAACCAAAAAGCGCTTTATTCAAAACTCTACCAACAAAAACAAATCCTGGAACAACAGATGGTTCATACAAAAACCGTTATTCAGGAGTTGGAACAACATTTATCTGATTTTGAAAGGACAGGCGAAATTATGAATTATCAAGGAAACTATGATGTTCAATTGGAACAAACCAATGACCGTATGATTTTAAGCAGCAGACAAAATATGAGTGTAGACGAATTTGGAATTTATTTTGGCAAACTGTATGAAACGATATTCCGCAAACAAATCCCAGCAGATGGAAAAGGTATGGCAATTTATCATGATGAGGAGTTTGATCCTACCTGTAATGACATTGAGGTTGCATTAGAAGTATTTGACCCATCCGCAGCTACCCGTGTGTTGAAAGGAGGCTTATGCGCAACCACAATCCATTATGGGGCTTATTCCAATTTGCCGGAAGCCTATGGCAAAATGATGCAGTGGATTAAAGAAAATGGATATGAATTAATCAATAGCCCATATGAAATTTATGTAAAGACACAATACGACTGCCATACAGTGGAAGATTGGGAAACTAAAATTTATTTTCCCATCCGCAAAAAATAA